The Miscanthus floridulus cultivar M001 chromosome 6, ASM1932011v1, whole genome shotgun sequence genomic interval caatgcagcaattgtttgcatccaacacctaaacttaatgcaacaatatatatatgtaacaataatactgtaactgcatttcggaaattaggaggcttaatatgctccggggcttgcctttcacaaagttgcaaggacggtggtctgggcactcaacggcgacctcatctagcacttctcctgaaggctgctcctcctaaatctctggtgtcggctgctgctgctcgctcggttcctcgaattccagcagggttactccttccggtacacctattgcatgtcgatgcaaaagataaatatcatggatgcataaggaatgacatgatgctcatgatgaatgaatcacagtaagtgtttaccgaaaacatcactggacactcgtttaccgagtaagactagccctattcaaatcactttaagcatgtatctaacttaacttaaagaacaagatcaacttacctaacttgcataacctaagataaagatgctcatcttcggttaaaggcctaacacctaggaacattaccacaacttagaaatagtaaaggcatacataaattaacatttgaagtttcatatgcacacaagtagtcccttaattcaatcacaactaaagttctacaattccaaatgacttgtatgaggacattctggaaagcttatgaaattctctacaaaacatttgtaaacaccaaagcatgattcttatgttaaccaaatcgaattccagtaaacttaGAATCTAtctagaaatgacagggttactaacttaattatttaatgattgtgcaaaagcataatttcatcaaaccaagtttaccaacttgtttttcatacctaagaaacatcagagagtatagtgccaacttctaaataaattatttaatatcctttttttccaatttatttagttaattaggtgatttaagcaatatatagtaaaactattcataaaaatctacaaaaattacagtagctatctcatgcttcacataaactaccataaaaatttcaaagccattgagcaagaagaacttgctgtatcccaaaataacaagtggcatgtccaattttagcataattaggaaaccttaatgaaaagtgtcaagcaatagatttcacatttttcctagcatcattctagcataataaccttactcaccaaattttacctatactggatctatagaaaaattatgaaaactcacacaagatccatacattgataaaaagaaattctataactcaaaaactatacatgcactagctctgaaattttaaccagagcttctactaagcaataatagattactcacaaaatttcataatttttggaccacaaaaactcaagataaaattctaacaagtttgcatgtatccaaaaacacatttcaaagtcctatttaattcatccagaatttctaaaacatgtgcccatataatatttttattaaatactagacattatcatgaactcaacaaaattggaaccatagcatttggatctaccaactaggagatacatatttttgaatatcaacacaaatctgtgaaataataaagcaaaacaaataagaaaataaATCACAGccgctgttgggccggcccgaagaaacGGCGGCCCATGAATACGCACTGGCGCGGCCCAAGGCGCGGTgcagcccacgctgggctcccgcctcagccgcggcGACTGACGggaggggcccgcgcgtcagcgagacagATAGGGGAACGGAGCGGACGGTGGCGTAGTccgtcgccggtggcttctccggcgacagCAACGGCGCCAACTTGTTCGCCTCACCCGAGCGGACCTAGGGGACCCTATATTGCAGCTACTGACGCCGCTagcgggggtggcgatggccacggcggcgctcggccacggcacggccggctccgatgACGATACGGCGTCACAGCCCAATAGGGCGACCCTACGAGCTACGATAGCATTCCTAGACCCTAGCGCGAGACGGAGGAGCAATGGTAAGGGCGCGAGgacagctggccgcgtggagcgccaacttcgGCGAgagcagccatggcggcggtggaagaaaaccgATGATTGGCCCTTACGGAGGCTCGATTGACACGATTGCACGGTGGATACgggagaggggatcacggcgaggctcaGGGTGAACGGAGCAACGCGTTTTTGCGGTGGCGAGCGCGCACGACGACGGTGACAcgcggtcggcaatggcggacggctgcgGTGGCTTggcgctgcgcgcggtgaagGTGAAAGAGGGAAATGGCGAGACGCAGAGAGAGTGGCGAGGCGTGGCTTTCATCTGGAGCTCAAGCACGCGACGTGGAGACCTTGGCCGAGCATGCACGCCATGCGGCGAGAAGCTCCTgcaccggtcggccatgacggtcactgaccgttttctgaaaatgGCGATTCAGTCATCGATTGATCTGACTGACAGCGAGTATTCCtcgtgtcaacacggctaaacCAATGACCCTTtgcaaaaactatgtacatgaaatTTGTAGGTGTACCATccctctacaatttcttttcaaggaccaacacctaaatcgtcgtggatccgaagttacatgaagccaaagtgagctTGATGCAACAGAAAATGTAACtacgacttagaatattttctaagtgtgaaatcagcatgaactactgacttgtgggccatgtttgaccatgttccacacattttcatgagttggccataaaacaacttttgttccttgataaattagctacaactttggtaaagagtgcacagccatgcaaagtctctaagttggacttttgaatcagtcaaacagtgacacaccaagggtcaattctagtcaaaccttcacttgagggcattttggtcattttgatctacatgaacaatgttccaacaagtaacctaagtatagttaaggtgtaatagaccataatcaaccacttttacaaaattgttattccacttctaaagatcacatgtgataaagcaattaaaacaagcaattcattcatatgtttcacttccatgtttcacatgttttatgaccttgtggttattttatacttgtcataatACTACCATGTTggcatgtttcaaggtatgagaaactcaggttgTATTCACATgtaacaccattactattcacaacactcaagtatgaaacatacacaattggaaaataTTGCATATGCATATTTCAGTaatcaaaggcatgatgagatagatgatgcacatgtttatgaaatgaaatgcaattagtagaagccaaacacctagggtgttacagctttgatgtaacatcctggcccagggcttaacaggattaataggatactcataccaataagttgcaacttcttttccggaagcccatctgcaaataactctgaggttaagcgtgcttggcctggagcgatgggtgaccaatcgggaagttcttcccgggtgcgcacgcgtgaggacaaagtgcgcagaaaagacctgtgttggtctgtgaggccagtctatatcctagagaagctgccagatatAAGCGGgtccggcctcggagaggcgggacattacagaatggtatcagagccgactctcgcggtttcacgggcgcgtgtgtcgcagttgcaCAGGCATGGTGcacatggctggtgtggatccggcgtggtcacacaacatggcacatgcgctggctctggatacacggacgtggccaagagaggacgctcctggcttgggattgatcgacgaggacgtcgatctcttaagggggtgaggatgtaacatcctggctcagggcttaacaggattaataggatactcgtaccaataagttacaacttcttttccggaagcccatctgcaaataactctgaggttaagcgtgcttggcctggagcgatgggtgaccgatcgggaagttcttcccgggtgcgcacgagtgaggacaaagtgcgcagaaaagacctgtgttggtctgtgagggcagtctatatcctagagaagctgccagatgtaagcgagcccgacctcggagaggcgggacgttacagtcATCATCGCTGTGAggacagtctatatcctagagaagctgccagatgtaagcgggctcgacctcggagaggcgggacgttacagtcATCATCGGCAGCTTACTACTACTTGGAGCGTCCGAAGATGGCAGCAGCCTGCACGTTCTTGTAGGCGCTGCTGCCAACGAGGTAGAGGATGACGACGACAATGGTGGAGACGACCAGGGCGATGTTGGCCTTGTGCTCCAGGTCCCGGAGCGCCTCCAGGAGGCCGCCTTCCAGCACTCGTAACAGAATTTTAAGGCATGCTAGCTCGTGGTCGTGGGTGTAGGAAGTGGGGCAGGCGGAGGGAGCCCATCAGTCGGCAGACGTCCATTCGTGCACCTTGGATTTGAAACGGCGGCGCTGCCTGAGTTTCCATGGACGTGACTTGAAGTGTTGCAACGGAAGGGAGATTGTTAGACTTAACAGGGTGATGACGTGGCTTTACGAAATTGCAGAAAAATCTGCTAGCGGAGGTCTCCTATTTAGGTACGATAGATATGATAGATTAGGAAACACAAACAATAATGGACCTTGCATGTTTATTAAAATTTCTACATACGAGCTTTAAAAATCTTACACTTTTTGGGTCCATCCCTGAAACTATATTCTGCGCAGACTTGCTATTCTGCGTAGACCATAGGTCTCATAAGAGTATAGAGCATAGGACGTAAGCTTAATCTAAGAAATAGCCATCAACCTGAGGTGTCGACAAAGTACTCTAATGATGCAATGCCTCTTCTGTCAGCAAATACAGAATGAATTTGCAAGAAAAAAAAAGGCGCGGTAGGAAACATGAACATTACATTGGAACAATAATGCAAGCTATATTTACTAACAGAGTGGAACACAGCTATTGGTAGGCGCAAGGAACAATATTTACTTTCTACTTTTATGGTATGTTTGGGACTGCTTTATGAACTCTGCTCTATAAACTCCACCGTGAAGCTCCACAAAAAACATAGAGTTTGTGAAGCACCCCTTTAGGTGCTATCATTTCTTTATCTTTTTTCCTTGAGCAGAGTGCGTGAAGCTAAATTTATTTGGCTAAAAAACATAAAACAGAGTTGAAAACGTGAAGTGGAACGGTCTCAGACGCCTCCAGTAAAGAAAATGGATGGACGCTATTGAACTCTCGTCCTTAGGTTCAACACCTAACTGTCTGCAGGCTAAGGTGTGGAGAAAAAAATTTAAAAGAATGGCACAATCCGGTCCGGCTGTTCCCGTCTTTTTTTTTCCTTAACTGCTACGGGCAAAGATATTTTGTTGTGGAATCCCAATTTGAAAAAAAACAGGAGTATGTCTATTTGAGAACCGTGTGTTATGCCCCACCCCAACCTGATTTTTTCTGGGCACTGTTTTTCTTCCTCCTTCGGCCGACCGCTGCCGTTCCTGCTCATCCTCGCCCCTATTGCCGACCACTGCCCCGCCACGGGCGCTAGGGTTTGCCAGATCTCCGACGAACCCTAGCGCCCGCGATGGACTCCCTCTTCCCCTCCCCCAACGCCGCCATCTTCtccagctccggcgagctcgcccgCCGCAACCTTCTCCAACTCCGGCGCGCCTCCCCCGCCCCGACCTAGCCTGGCCGCCGCTACCACCATCAGGGCTCCTAAACCGCCCGGCCACCATCTCTACCGCTTGGCCTACCTGCCTTTCCCCGGTCGGCCCGTTCTATAAccgccggagttggagaagaaagagGGCGAGAGGCTCGCTGGAACCCTATCCACCGATGCCGCCATCTTCGCCtccgatggaggaggaggaggaggaggatgcgaGCGTCGTGGGATCAGATGGCCTCCATTGCATCCCCATGCAGTCCGACGACGCGAAATCACGTGTTGGGAGCAGCTAAAACACCCGAGTGGTGTTTAGCATTTCTGAAAAACAAACGAAGAGGAAGCCCAACCTGATTGAGGACAAGCACTACTATATATAATCTGAAATAACCCACCAAAGATGAAGCCAACCACCAAAAAGAAAAGGGGGAAAGTGACTCACTCTCCCGCCGTCTTCCCCTTGTGATCCCGACTCCCTTCCTTGACGCGCCCTCGTCCCTGTACTTCTTCTTCCCTGGCGAGGCCCACCCTCGCCTTCCTGGACCGCTGCCACCAGCTAGCGGCTCCGCCCCTCGACCCCGTCCCTCTTTCtcgtcctcgccctcgccctcgccgctGCCCACCGCCCGCGGCGACCTCCTTGTCCCCCCTCCTGCATGCCGTCGCGAGCTTTGTCCATGACCTCCTTCTTCCGCGACGAGCTCCGATCATGGGTGCCCCCGCCCCGACCTGGCCTGGCCGCCCCCGCCGCTGCCAGAACCCTAACACCGCCCTCCCATCGTCCCCACCACGTGGCAGGACTGCCTCCCCTGAGCCCCTTCTCTTCTAAGCGTACCGGAGTTgtggaagaagagagggagagccaTTGTCTCCTCCGCCGCCTGAACCCTAGTCGTCGTCGTTTTCTTCTTCGTTGGCGTGGGCATGGGCGCAGCGGACGGCCATGAACAGTGGGTGCTATGTGCGTGCCGCTGCTCCAGGGTGCGCGCGCTCGGAAATTAGCTTTTCCGTTCTTTTATGGCTGTGTAATTAGTAAGCAACTATGCACTCGATTTCATAGAATCTTTTCCCCAAAAAATAGTTTATCCAATAATTATAGCTTTCCCCGAACACCTAAAACTCACCTGAGTTGTTGCAAGAGAAAAATGGTCCGTTGTACTTTAAAAAGAAAGGACAAACCTTTAATTAATGAGTCTGTCTACtgcacaaccatgtgttttacgTAGTTTTAACACATAAatttttttttgcaccataagaTTAAGATCCAATAGCTTCCACCCTTCTTTAGCCTCCAGCCTCCACAGACCACagatcataatttttttttctatggaaggataaATCACAGATCCGCCGCCGGGGCGAGCTCGCTGGTCGCCGTCCTCGACGccggtggtcaccggtgagaaagagagaTGGATTTTTTTGCTAAAACGTACGTGCGTTGTATAGCATTTTTGTTAATTAATTGTTACGTATACATCTATCTAATTCCCCGTATGCAGTCTCAGTACACTGGGCTACAGTGTCGCGGTGAGCACCAAGGAGGAACGGGCGACCTGCCCCAAACTCGCCGGATTCCTACCGGTCCCGGCCAGCCCACCTCGCCGAACAACTCCACCAACCACGAACCTGAAACCCTAGCCGCGCCCATGAGCGAcgacgcggccgccgccgcgtcccCTTGGCCGTCGACCTCCCCCTCCCCATCCTCTGCTTCCTCATCAGGCGCCTCCCCGTCGCCTTCCTCCCCGCGCACCAAGCGCCGCCGCACCGACCGGTACGCTCTCGGGTTCGAGTTCGCCCCGCGGCTCGCGCCCTACGAGCTCCCTGAGGATCCGCTCTCCGACAAGCCGAAGCGCTCCGGGCCCGAGTGGACGGAGCGCTCCACCTTCGCCCTCCTCGACGCCTGGGGTGACAGCTTCGTCCGCGCGGGGCGCAGCATCATCCGCGCCGACGAGTGGCTCGAGGTCGCCCGCCGCGTGTGCGCCGCCGCGGACCGTCCCGCGGGGTATTTCTCCGATTCGCAGTGCCGCAACCGAGTGGACACGCTTAGGAAGAAGTtcaagaaggagagggagagagcgcgtCTTGCCTCGCGCCGCTCCGGGCCCTCCCCCTCCAAATGGGTCTACTACGACAAGATGGTGTCAATTCTGTGCCCGtccccgctgccgctgccgctcccGGCCCCGGCGGccctgcctccgcctccgctgcCTCTCCAGTTGCTGCCTCTGGCTGCAAAGCGCCGCCGTGACAGGCAGCCATCGCGGCGCTTTCAGTGGGGGATGAAAGCTCCTGAGCGTCTTCTTGGTGGTGGCGGGGACGTCGTAGGTCCCAGGGTTTCAGGGTCAGGTGCGGAATTGGGTGAACAGGAACCGCAGAAAAATAGTGCTGTTCAAGTGGATCGAAATGGGTTCGTGGCTCTCACAGAGTCAATTCAGAAGTTTGAGGAGGTTTTTGTGAGGATGGAGAGTAGCAAGAGGCAGCACATGGTGGAGGTGGAGCAAATGAGGAGGGATTTGCAAAGGGACCTAGATGCAAAGTGGAGGGAGATTTTGGAGAAGGCGCAAGCAGAGATTGCTCGTCTCAGTAATGAGGATGTGGATGAGAGTGATGCGGAGGAAGATGGGGATGTTGGCGATGGTAAGAGGTTGGAGGATGGTGGTGATGAGCAAAACAATGGTGCCGTGGATGCTTCTCCTTAGCATACAACCTAGAGGCTTTCAAAATGAGGTTGGTTCACTTATCTCAGCAGCTTATGCTAAATGCAATATTTTGCTAAAGCAAAGTGCCAGGTCATTTTGTATCATTACATTTTGATGCCTGTGTAAACTAAAACTGAATCATCCTTTTATGTGTCTGGAATGTTAATTCGACTAAACTAAAGCTACATCATCCTTTTTGTGTCTGGAAGGGCAATTCGAGAAGGATTTCGGCCCTTATATAGGTACTCCCATCATCCCATGTCTGCATATAAAGTCATCATGCGGTACCCTTGATAACTTGCCATTTAGAGTAATGTTGGGACTCACATTTTTTGACATTGTATTTTGGTGGTGTTTGGTTACTCCTTTTTGCGCTGTAAATAGTTCGCAACGTCCCCCGATGCCATTATTTCGCGTTTGGTTGTAACTAGTTGTAATCAGCTTACGGTGGTATCGGATCCCACACTATTTAAGATCATTCCCGCCCACGGTTGAGCGTTATAGGTTCCGGCCAGATATACCCCTCCCTATCGGCTGAACCAAACAAATCAGGCAAGTAGCGATATCCATTCCCGATACGGAAGTGACTGGTTCTCTTTACGTTTCCATTGTTAGAATTGCCAAGGAAATTAGTAGAGCGCAGAATTCTTCAAATTTCAAATGATTGTTATTTAGTCTCTTAAATCTGTGATTAGCTTTTTATGAGATTGAAATCTTGTGCCACTTGATGGCAACATATGCTAAATTAGATCAATATTGCTATTACTGAAGTATTCCTGATCAAGTATTTTTTTACTGAAGTATTCAAATTCTGGCCTCAAAGATATTGTTGTGCCACTTGAACTTTTGTTGACGCTTTTGATTGATAGGTTCAATATGGTTCAGTTATGTGCTAGAACAACCGTGGGTACTGTATTACAAGCTTGTTACACTTGAATCTAAAAGTTCTCAAGTCTACCGGAATATGTGATTTCTTTGGTGAAATCAAGTTCATGTATAATTTACTTACCTTCTCAAAAGATTACAAGTTGAAATGTCATCATGTGTCGCATACTCGCATATGAAAGAAGTACTATCCAAGCTGTCATATCTGTGTGTTTCATTTGGCATGACATATTAAGGGTTGCGTTTTTTTTATCGATGACCATTTTCAGTATTTGTGGTGGAAAGAGGGATGAatgctactccctctgttccaatttATAAGTCACTTTAGCTTGCTCCTAAACTATCTAAACTTGATCACGTTTATAGAAAAATGCATCAACATCTAGACACCAATGCagtttcatcaaattctccctgaaatatgtcttgatagtgcatttatttgaaccTGTAGATGTTAGAAATATTTTtctaaaaacttggtcaaaattggagaagtttgacttaggacaaagataaaatgacctataatttggaacaaagggATCAGTTTCAAGGTAGTCATAAGCTACCGTGATATAATGCAGAAGATTGGAAATGTCTGCTTGAACTTATGTTGATTATCAGAAATGTTTCTGAGTGCAGAGGAGCCTCATTCTCTATTTTGTGCAGTGACTGGGCTGTCAATTATGCTGAAACAAAGTTTTGCTTAGTAATTCAGCTTTCGGTTGATATATTTTGCTACCTTAAACTTGTTAAAATTTAAGAAATGGGTTGTGTTCATGAGTCCTTTGTACTCTTGGCCTGTTTGGTTCAAAACTATGACACAAGTTTCCTGTATTGTTTAAAATTTGGTTACTTTGTGAGGGCATGGCTGACACATCCTCTTGAATGCTATCTTCATGGGCGTCTCCCAAACATTCTGTTCTGTATCAAGCTTTAGAGTTCAGGTTGACAAACACCTGTGAGTCATGACTTTATATGGTAGTTGCATCTTACTTTTTCCTTATTTGAAAGACAAAATATCTGTTCTACGTGGTTGACACACAACTAGTTGAGTTGGCTGCTGCCGTTTGGCTTTTCCTGGGTTCGATTATGTTTGCATTTACGAGATGATGGGTGATGTAACCTCTGGATTTTCACCAAATGGTTCATGGATTGCTTGTGGTTTGATATCACAGTCCAATAACTTCTCTTTGGTCTTTTATGTGGTATAGATGCTAGAAAATATTGTCATCAAAATCCACATCCACATTCTTTTTGTTAGGACCTCGAATATTTTTCAACTTGTGGTTGTCCAAGTAATTAGTTCCCTGGAATGTGCGCCTGTTTTGTTGTCTTGTaaatttcatgttgcaagttggaACATGGGTGATGACTTGtttacttctttttttttttgtttcaggaACAAAATTGGGCTTTTCGTGTCGATAGATGAATCCACATGTTAGACAGGTGGTTTAACTCTGTAGGTGCTGATATTAGGATTGTGAGTACCCAAATCCCTAGAGAAAGGAATTAGCAGGGAATATATCTGCAACAACCAGCGCAGATTGTTGTATAATTCTCATATGTGTTTCTTTTTTTCTCAGCAATGCTAAGCAAAATATTACTGCCCTTTTGATTACTGTATATGGCTATTTGCTTACTGACGTGTGATTTCAAGATAGTAATATCATTTGATAGCTCGTAGTGCTTACTGTACTTGGTTATAACTGCTGCATTTTACTTCTTTTTTTGGAACTGAGACTCCCGGGGCCTTTCGGTGTTCCAGCGGTGCTCACAAAAACTCCACACTTGGATGTGGCATGCAGACATGCAGTGGTTGCATATTCTTTTCCTGAAAACCTTTTACTGTCACCGTGATTAGGAACTGCCCCCTCAGTCCTAAAACAAGTGCACATTTTTGTATTTCAAGGAgtcatgcaattttaagtttgactaaatttatagaaaataatattaacatttgtGTCTTTATGGCATGATTAATCTCTTAaaatttatttggtatcataagtaTTGTGCATTTATTTTGAGATGTAGGGTTATAAATCTAGGATGTTTTTTTTATGAAATTTATCTGTTACCATATGATTTTTGGGGATAGTTTTTCGGGCCAGTTTGAGTGGAAGTTTTACGTGAATTTCATTTGTATTTAATAAGCTGTAACATATGTGTTTTTTATGACATGACAACGTATCTAAGAGGAGACAAGTGGGTTTTTATCGACATCAAACTCTTGCCACGATTATCAACTTCATATGAGTCATAAAATTTAATGTCTATGAAATAATAGAATGAAACTATGCATTGAGGATGGATGTTTCATCTCAATTCACATGAGGTGGCAGTCTTAGAAACTATGCAGTGAGGATGGATGTTTCATCTCAATTTACATCACGAGGTCTTGCGAAATTGCATCATCCAACTTTGGTTTCACCCTTTCTCAACTTTATTGTCACCCTTTCTCTTTAAAAAAATTTCGAGAATAGGGAGAAGAGAAACGCTTTGCGCGTGCTTGTACTACTTGCGAGATGCAAGTGGCCAGTCCTACCAACACGTCATCGACCTCGGCGCCGTCGACGGTGAGCACCCGCCTCGCCGCCTTCCCGAACTTCGCCTCGGCGACTTCCATCAGCTCTTGCAGCGAATCCGGAAGGAAGACGAGCTTCCCCGCAGCACGGCTCCGATGCTTCTCGCTGCCATCTCCGGGGAAGCGATCATGAATGACCACTCCGTGCTGTCGACGCGGCAACATGCAGGGAGAGGGAGCGGTCTCTTCGTGTTGCTCGGTGCCAAAGCTGGCATTCTGATCCTGGCTTGGAACCATCCTGGCGCCGCCGTCACTGTTCTGAAGCTGCATCTGAAAAATGGCGCCGATCAGCTCATCCTGGGCAAACAAGACATGTTACACCAAGTTTCAGAGTTCACTGCATCAAAAAAAAAGTTTCAGAGTTCACAGTGCAAGTTCCCCCACGGTAATTACCAGGCCTGTTTTGGAAATGATTTCTTCGAAAAACCGCGCATCCGCTGAAACTTGTTCCTTGAGAGATTTGAGG includes:
- the LOC136458877 gene encoding trihelix transcription factor ENAP2-like, which encodes MSDDAAAAASPWPSTSPSPSSASSSGASPSPSSPRTKRRRTDRYALGFEFAPRLAPYELPEDPLSDKPKRSGPEWTERSTFALLDAWGDSFVRAGRSIIRADEWLEVARRVCAAADRPAGYFSDSQCRNRVDTLRKKFKKERERARLASRRSGPSPSKWVYYDKMVSILCPSPLPLPLPAPAALPPPPLPLQLLPLAAKRRRDRQPSRRFQWGMKAPERLLGGGGDVVGPRVSGSGAELGEQEPQKNSAVQVDRNGFVALTESIQKFEEVFVRMESSKRQHMVEVEQMRRDLQRDLDAKWREILEKAQAEIARLSNEDVDESDAEEDGDVGDGKRLEDGGDEQNNGAVDASP
- the LOC136460953 gene encoding potassium channel KAT4-like — encoded protein: MAGEMGVILGVPQPFTVRSSRLTQAVCISHIHLRQILRSNTADANTVYANFAQHLKSLKEQVSADARFFEEIISKTGLDELIGAIFQMQLQNSDGGARMVPSQDQNASFGTEQHEETAPSPCMLPRRQHGVVIHDRFPGDGSEKHRSRAAGKLVFLPDSLQELMEVAEAKFGKAARRVLTVDGAEVDDVLRKGDNKVEKG